One Rhizobiales bacterium GAS188 DNA window includes the following coding sequences:
- a CDS encoding UDP-N-acetylmuramoylalanyl-D-glutamate--2,6-diaminopimelate ligase, translated as MADRFLQTHAEPPKRGMRMAMTLSELVCGTAVPAGASGLTISGLALDSRTVQPGDLFFAVPGTHSDGLSFARAAVAAGAVAIVADKAPAASFGVPSLVVADVRAALAEAAARFYARQPRTIVAVTGTAGKTSVADFTRQIFEALGHKAASLGTLGIIKPGSAAYGSLTTPDPIALHRSLEALAQEGITHLAMEASSHGIEQKRLDGVRLVAAAFTNLGRDHLDYHADMDAYFAAKLRLFRELLPQGCPAVVNADGAWSERLIADCKAQNRPLFTVGRAGADLRLAGARRDGFRQHLELEFNGRPLEVELGLAGEFQVENALTAAGLVMTTQEKPDAVLAALATLKGVPGRLELAGEARGGLVFVDYSHKPEALANAISALRPFTSGRLVVVFGCGGDRDPGKRPIMGRIAVETADRVIVTDDNPRSEDPAAIRRAVLAGAPGAIEIGDRAEAICAAVHGIGAGDVVLVAGKGHETGQIIGSRTLHFSDHEAVAAAIKEIAA; from the coding sequence GTGGCCGACCGCTTTTTGCAAACCCACGCCGAACCCCCGAAACGGGGCATGCGCATGGCGATGACCCTCTCCGAGCTCGTCTGCGGCACCGCCGTTCCGGCCGGCGCGTCCGGCCTCACGATCTCGGGCCTCGCCCTCGACAGCCGGACCGTCCAGCCGGGCGATCTGTTCTTCGCGGTGCCGGGCACACACAGCGACGGGCTCTCCTTCGCGCGCGCCGCGGTCGCCGCAGGGGCGGTGGCGATCGTCGCCGACAAGGCGCCGGCCGCGTCTTTCGGCGTCCCCAGCCTCGTCGTCGCCGATGTGCGTGCCGCGCTCGCGGAAGCTGCGGCACGTTTCTATGCACGCCAGCCGCGCACTATCGTCGCCGTCACCGGCACGGCCGGCAAGACCTCGGTCGCCGATTTCACACGCCAAATCTTCGAGGCGCTCGGGCATAAGGCCGCGAGCCTGGGTACGCTCGGCATCATCAAGCCGGGCAGCGCCGCTTACGGCTCCTTGACGACGCCCGACCCGATCGCCCTGCATCGCAGCCTCGAGGCGCTGGCGCAGGAGGGCATCACCCATCTCGCCATGGAGGCGTCCTCGCACGGCATCGAGCAGAAGCGGCTTGACGGCGTGCGTCTGGTAGCCGCGGCTTTCACCAATCTCGGCCGCGACCATCTCGATTATCACGCCGATATGGACGCCTATTTCGCCGCGAAGCTGCGCCTGTTCCGTGAGCTGCTGCCGCAGGGATGCCCGGCCGTCGTCAATGCCGACGGGGCGTGGTCGGAGCGCCTGATCGCCGACTGCAAGGCGCAAAACCGACCGCTCTTCACCGTGGGGCGAGCTGGCGCCGATCTCCGCCTTGCCGGAGCGCGGCGCGACGGCTTCCGCCAGCATCTGGAGCTCGAGTTCAACGGCAGGCCTCTCGAAGTCGAGTTGGGGCTCGCCGGCGAGTTCCAGGTCGAGAATGCGCTGACGGCCGCAGGGCTCGTCATGACGACGCAGGAGAAGCCGGATGCCGTGCTCGCGGCGCTTGCGACGTTGAAGGGCGTGCCCGGGCGGCTCGAGCTCGCGGGTGAGGCGCGAGGCGGGCTCGTCTTCGTCGATTATTCGCATAAGCCCGAAGCGCTCGCGAACGCCATCTCGGCGCTGCGGCCCTTCACCAGCGGCCGTCTCGTCGTGGTCTTCGGCTGCGGCGGAGATCGCGATCCGGGCAAGCGCCCGATCATGGGCCGGATCGCCGTCGAGACCGCCGACCGCGTCATCGTCACCGACGATAATCCGCGCTCCGAGGACCCGGCCGCCATCCGTCGCGCCGTGCTCGCCGGCGCACCCGGCGCCATCGAGATCGGCGACCGGGCCGAGGCCATCTGCGCTGCCGTGCACGGCATCGGCGCCGGCGACGTCGTGCTCGTCGCCGGCAAGGGCCATGAGACGGGGCAGATCATCGGCTCGCGCACTTTGCATTTCTCGGATCACGAGGCGGTCGCAGCCGCCATCAAGGAGATTGCCGCGTGA
- a CDS encoding Phospho-N-acetylmuramoyl-pentapeptide-transferase, with protein MLKLLSEFSQYFTILNVFRYITFRVVGATATALLFVFMFGPAIIDTLRLKQGKGQPIRDDGPQSHLLTKKGTPTMGGLMILSGLFVATLLWADLRSPFVWIVLGVTLGYAAIGFYDDFLKVTKQSHKGFSGRLRLLIETAIALVATTMTMRLTPGGLSSSFGVPFLKDVLLPLGFAFPLIASFIIVGAGNAVNLTDGLDGLAIVPVMIAAATFGLIAYLTGSAIFASYLQINHVPGAGELFVICGALVGAGLGFLWFNAPPAQIFMGDTGSLALGGLLGTIAVVTKHEIVLAIVGGLFVLEALSVIVQVISFKMTGKRVFRMAPIHHHFEQLGWTEPQIVIRFWIVSVVLALVGLATLKLR; from the coding sequence ATGCTGAAGCTGCTCTCCGAGTTCTCTCAATATTTCACCATCCTCAACGTCTTCCGCTACATCACCTTCCGCGTGGTGGGGGCGACGGCGACGGCGCTGCTCTTCGTGTTCATGTTCGGCCCGGCCATCATCGACACGCTGCGGCTGAAGCAGGGCAAGGGCCAGCCGATCCGCGATGACGGGCCGCAATCGCATCTGCTCACCAAGAAGGGCACGCCCACCATGGGCGGCCTGATGATCCTGTCGGGGCTGTTCGTCGCCACCTTGCTCTGGGCCGATCTGCGCAGCCCGTTCGTCTGGATCGTGCTCGGCGTGACGCTCGGCTATGCGGCGATCGGCTTCTACGACGATTTCCTCAAGGTGACGAAACAGTCGCATAAGGGGTTCTCGGGCCGGCTGCGTCTGCTCATCGAAACCGCCATCGCGCTCGTCGCCACCACCATGACGATGCGCCTGACGCCGGGCGGATTGTCGTCCTCCTTCGGCGTGCCCTTCCTGAAGGACGTGCTGCTCCCGCTCGGCTTCGCTTTTCCGTTGATCGCGAGCTTCATCATCGTGGGCGCCGGCAATGCCGTGAACCTCACCGACGGTCTCGACGGGCTCGCCATCGTGCCGGTGATGATTGCGGCCGCGACCTTCGGCCTGATCGCCTATCTCACCGGCAGCGCCATCTTCGCGTCCTATCTGCAGATCAACCATGTGCCGGGTGCGGGCGAGCTCTTCGTGATCTGCGGCGCGCTGGTCGGCGCCGGCCTCGGCTTCCTATGGTTCAACGCGCCGCCGGCGCAGATCTTCATGGGCGATACCGGCTCGCTGGCGCTGGGCGGCCTGCTCGGGACCATCGCGGTGGTGACCAAGCACGAGATCGTGCTTGCCATCGTAGGAGGCCTGTTCGTGCTCGAGGCGCTCTCGGTGATCGTGCAGGTGATCTCCTTCAAAATGACCGGCAAGCGGGTCTTCCGCATGGCGCCGATCCATCATCATTTCGAGCAGCTCGGCTGGACCGAGCCGCAAATCGTGATCCGCTTCTGGATCGTGTCCGTGGTGCTCGCCCTCGTCGGGCTTGCGACCTTGAAGCTGCGGTGA
- a CDS encoding UDP-N-acetylglucosamine-N-acetylmuramylpentapeptide N-acetylglucosamine transferase — protein MVGSALAEPRLILLAAGGTGGHLFPAEALSHALQRRGCVVELVTDTRVDSLTKAFPARKVHALPAATPSGKGGLGKGLALATLGLGTVKALALLRRASPAAVVGFGGYPTVPPLVAATMRRVPSLLHEQNAVLGRANRFLAGRVDVIATGFATVGGVGAALQAKTRHVGNPVRPSVIEAAKTAYDPPRDGGVLRLLVFGGSQGARIMSDIVPDAIARLSLPERARLQVVQQARQEDFARVRAAYAEAGVAADIAPFFRDLPFHMAQSQLVIGRAGASTVAEISVIGRPSILVPLPGSLDQDQAANAASLATIGAAIALKQPEFSPDRLAETLSQMLSAPARLADMAAKAREAGIPDAAERLADLVCETARLPALPER, from the coding sequence ATGGTTGGATCTGCCTTGGCCGAGCCTCGATTGATCCTGCTCGCGGCGGGCGGCACGGGCGGCCATCTGTTCCCGGCCGAGGCGCTGTCGCATGCGCTGCAGCGCCGCGGCTGCGTGGTCGAGCTCGTGACGGACACGCGCGTCGACAGCCTCACCAAGGCGTTTCCGGCGCGGAAGGTGCATGCCTTGCCGGCGGCGACCCCTTCCGGCAAAGGCGGCCTCGGCAAGGGGCTCGCTCTCGCCACGCTCGGCCTCGGCACCGTCAAGGCGCTCGCTCTGTTGCGGCGCGCATCGCCTGCCGCCGTCGTCGGCTTCGGCGGCTATCCGACCGTTCCGCCTTTGGTCGCGGCCACGATGCGGCGGGTCCCGAGCCTGTTGCACGAGCAGAACGCCGTGCTCGGACGCGCCAACCGCTTCCTGGCGGGGCGTGTCGACGTCATCGCCACCGGCTTCGCGACGGTCGGCGGCGTCGGCGCCGCCCTGCAGGCGAAGACGCGCCATGTCGGCAATCCGGTGCGCCCGAGCGTGATCGAAGCAGCCAAGACCGCCTATGATCCGCCGCGCGACGGTGGTGTGCTGCGCCTCCTCGTTTTCGGCGGCAGCCAGGGCGCGCGCATCATGTCGGATATCGTGCCCGATGCCATCGCCAGGCTGTCGCTGCCCGAGCGCGCCCGGCTGCAGGTGGTGCAGCAGGCGCGTCAGGAGGATTTCGCGCGGGTGCGCGCCGCCTATGCGGAAGCTGGGGTCGCCGCCGATATCGCGCCTTTCTTCCGCGACCTGCCTTTCCACATGGCGCAGAGCCAGCTGGTGATCGGGCGCGCCGGCGCCTCGACGGTTGCGGAAATCTCCGTCATCGGGCGCCCGTCGATCCTGGTGCCGCTGCCGGGCTCGCTCGACCAGGACCAGGCCGCCAATGCCGCGTCGCTCGCGACGATCGGGGCCGCGATAGCGCTGAAGCAGCCGGAATTCTCACCCGACAGGCTCGCCGAAACCCTCTCGCAGATGCTATCAGCGCCCGCCCGCCTCGCCGATATGGCCGCCAAGGCGCGTGAGGCCGGCATCCCCGATGCGGCCGAGCGCCTTGCCGATCTCGTCTGCGAAACGGCGCGCCTGCCCGCTTTGCCGGAACGCTAG
- a CDS encoding 16S rRNA (cytosine1402-N4)-methyltransferase yields the protein MLAHHNALVPARPAGKFVRGGLAKEALIRPRGVGEEAVLERNSELSSEADHPLHVPVLLTEVMEALGAKDGGTYIDATFGAGGYSAAILRAQEAARLQATRLLALDRDRQAVRDGAELVAQSAGRLTLVEGRFGEIAEIAREHGLDPVDGVVFDIGVSSMQIDRAERGFSFRHDGPLDMRMSPDGPTAADLVASESLDTIADILRVFGEERHAGRISRAIVAAREVTPILTTRALQRIVASAVPPSRDGIDPATRTFQALRIAVNDELGELLRGLVGAASLLAPGGRLVVVTFHSLEDRIVKRFLQGKTAPEPAVSRHLPGEAAPSRAFTRIAGPIGAGPAEIARNPRARSAKLRFGERGSAPLATDISALADLTSLPQRGPGRRRRA from the coding sequence ATGCTTGCTCACCACAACGCTCTGGTGCCGGCACGCCCAGCAGGCAAGTTTGTGAGGGGCGGGCTGGCGAAAGAAGCCTTGATCCGGCCCCGCGGCGTGGGTGAAGAGGCAGTGTTGGAACGAAACAGCGAATTGAGCAGCGAGGCGGATCATCCCCTGCACGTTCCCGTGCTCCTCACCGAGGTGATGGAGGCGCTCGGCGCCAAGGATGGCGGCACTTATATCGACGCAACCTTCGGCGCCGGCGGCTACAGCGCCGCCATCCTGCGCGCCCAAGAGGCGGCTCGGCTCCAGGCGACGCGGCTTTTGGCGCTCGACCGCGACCGCCAGGCGGTGCGCGACGGGGCGGAGCTCGTGGCACAATCCGCCGGGCGCCTCACGCTGGTCGAAGGCCGCTTCGGCGAGATCGCCGAGATCGCTCGCGAGCACGGCTTAGATCCCGTCGACGGCGTGGTCTTCGACATCGGCGTCTCGTCGATGCAGATCGACAGGGCGGAACGCGGCTTCTCCTTCCGCCATGACGGTCCGCTCGACATGCGCATGAGCCCGGACGGCCCAACGGCTGCCGATCTGGTCGCCTCGGAAAGCCTCGACACCATCGCCGACATCCTGCGCGTCTTCGGCGAGGAGCGGCATGCCGGACGCATCTCGCGCGCCATCGTGGCGGCGCGAGAGGTGACCCCGATCCTCACGACGCGGGCCCTGCAGCGCATCGTCGCCTCGGCCGTGCCGCCCTCGCGTGACGGCATCGATCCGGCGACCCGCACCTTCCAGGCGCTGCGCATCGCGGTCAATGATGAGCTGGGCGAGCTGTTGCGCGGTCTGGTCGGGGCAGCCTCGCTGCTCGCTCCCGGAGGACGGCTCGTGGTCGTCACCTTTCATTCGCTCGAGGACCGGATCGTCAAACGCTTCCTGCAGGGCAAGACGGCCCCCGAGCCCGCCGTGTCGCGGCATCTGCCGGGCGAAGCTGCGCCCTCCCGCGCCTTCACCCGCATCGCCGGGCCGATCGGGGCGGGCCCAGCCGAGATCGCCCGCAATCCGCGCGCCCGCTCGGCCAAGCTGCGCTTCGGTGAGCGCGGCAGCGCGCCGCTCGCCACCGACATCTCGGCGCTGGCCGACCTGACGAGCCTGCCGCAGCGCGGGCCGGGGCGCCGGAGGCGCGCATGA
- a CDS encoding UDP-N-acetylmuramoylalanine--D-glutamate ligase — translation MTPVTCMRGKRLALFGLGGSGLATARALAAGGAVPVCWDDAPASVEEARRAGLVVEDLRESDWRQFAALVLAPGVPLTHPKPHWTVELAKAAGVEVIGDIELFCRERRSITPGSPFIAVTGTNGKSTTTALIAHILREARCDVQMGGNIGTPILALEPPAPNRFHVIECSSFQIDLAPSLAPSIGVLLNITPDHLDRHGTMENYSAIKERLVDAADIAVVGIDDAKCVAVFDRLRRRMGHESPMPVGCLVHEGLMSGLVGFAYADAQILEIHGGGTDPKSAARSVASLANIPSLRGEHNAQNAAAAFAVVCCAAFKAGISLSHSAIAASIKTFPGLPHRMEEVGRSGSVIFINDSKATNADSTEKALLSFENGIFWILGGKSKEGGIEPLRPLLGRVEKAYLIGAASEEFAATLAAAKVAHERCGTLEMALPQAARDAAASGAEEPVVLLSPACASYDQFKNFEERGDRFRDLVHALISQAQAAGRISPALRERTGGAAR, via the coding sequence ATGACGCCCGTCACCTGCATGCGGGGCAAAAGGCTGGCGCTGTTCGGGCTCGGCGGCTCGGGGCTCGCGACCGCGCGCGCTCTCGCGGCGGGCGGCGCGGTGCCGGTCTGCTGGGACGACGCGCCGGCGAGTGTCGAGGAGGCGCGCCGCGCAGGCCTCGTGGTCGAGGATTTGCGAGAGAGCGATTGGCGGCAATTCGCGGCGCTCGTGCTTGCGCCCGGCGTGCCGCTGACCCATCCGAAGCCCCATTGGACGGTCGAGCTGGCGAAGGCCGCCGGGGTCGAGGTGATCGGCGACATCGAGTTGTTCTGCCGCGAGCGCCGGAGTATCACGCCGGGCTCGCCCTTCATCGCGGTCACCGGCACCAACGGCAAATCGACCACCACGGCGCTGATCGCCCATATCCTGCGCGAGGCCCGCTGCGACGTGCAGATGGGCGGCAATATCGGCACGCCCATCCTGGCGCTCGAGCCGCCCGCGCCGAACCGCTTCCACGTCATCGAATGCTCGTCCTTCCAGATCGATCTTGCGCCCTCGCTCGCGCCGTCGATCGGCGTGCTCCTCAACATCACGCCCGACCATCTCGATCGTCACGGCACGATGGAGAATTACTCCGCCATCAAGGAGCGGCTGGTCGATGCCGCCGACATTGCGGTCGTCGGCATCGACGACGCGAAATGCGTTGCCGTCTTCGACAGATTGCGTCGGCGCATGGGGCACGAATCGCCGATGCCCGTCGGGTGCCTCGTGCATGAGGGCCTGATGTCCGGGCTTGTGGGCTTTGCCTATGCCGACGCGCAGATCCTGGAAATTCACGGCGGTGGCACCGACCCGAAAAGCGCAGCACGAAGCGTTGCGTCGCTGGCCAATATTCCTTCCTTACGCGGCGAGCATAATGCGCAAAATGCCGCCGCGGCATTTGCGGTCGTGTGCTGCGCCGCGTTCAAGGCCGGCATCAGCCTGAGCCATTCGGCTATTGCGGCGAGCATCAAGACCTTCCCGGGCCTGCCGCATCGTATGGAAGAGGTCGGCCGCTCGGGCTCCGTGATCTTCATCAACGATTCCAAGGCGACCAACGCCGATTCGACCGAGAAGGCGCTTCTCTCCTTCGAGAACGGCATCTTCTGGATTCTCGGCGGCAAGTCGAAGGAAGGCGGCATCGAGCCGTTGCGGCCGCTCTTGGGGCGCGTCGAGAAGGCTTATCTGATCGGCGCCGCGAGCGAGGAATTCGCCGCGACGCTCGCCGCCGCGAAGGTTGCGCATGAACGCTGCGGCACGCTCGAGATGGCGCTGCCGCAGGCCGCGCGCGACGCGGCGGCGTCCGGGGCCGAGGAGCCCGTGGTGCTGCTCTCGCCGGCCTGCGCCTCCTATGACCAGTTCAAGAATTTCGAGGAGCGCGGCGATCGCTTCCGCGACCTCGTGCATGCCCTGATCAGCCAGGCGCAAGCAGCCGGGCGCATATCCCCGGCACTGCGGGAGCGGACAGGCGGCGCAGCACGATGA
- a CDS encoding UDP-N-acetylmuramoyl-tripeptide--D-alanyl-D-alanine ligase, which translates to MSAPLWTLAEAASAMGAAPRGPIAAAINGVSIDTRSLAPADLFFAIKGENRDGHDFVDQAIEKGATAVVSIARSFDMPQTHRLLVVEDPFEALRRLGRAGRARTAARVVAVTGSVGKTGTKEALRHVLAGQGLTHAAVASYNNHWGVPLTLARMPKDTVFGVAEIGMNAPGEIRPLSAMVHPHAAIVTTVEPVHLEFFPSVEAIADAKAEIFSGIEPGGTAIVNIDNPHAARLSAHALASPAGRVVSFGATERANLRLVSLEEDENGSAAIIEVFGRPIACRIGMPGRHIAINMLSVLAAVHALGADVEAAAAALATLNPPQGRGARIELHPPGGAATLIDESYNANPASMRAMLSNLARLAPGAGGRRVVVLGDMRELGENGPRFHAELATAIEQSGIDLVHASGPLMRHLYEALPSSRRGHYAASSAELEPAVVEEIRAGDVVAVKGSLGSRMGRIVQALRTRHGAPATDSAPKDDSRPPC; encoded by the coding sequence GTGAGCGCGCCGCTCTGGACCCTGGCCGAGGCCGCGTCCGCCATGGGCGCAGCGCCGCGCGGACCCATTGCGGCTGCCATCAACGGCGTCTCGATCGACACACGCAGCCTGGCGCCAGCCGATCTCTTCTTCGCGATCAAGGGCGAGAATCGCGACGGCCATGACTTCGTCGACCAGGCGATTGAGAAGGGGGCGACCGCCGTCGTCTCGATCGCCCGCAGCTTCGACATGCCGCAGACGCATAGGCTGTTGGTTGTGGAGGACCCATTCGAGGCCCTGCGGCGCCTCGGCCGGGCAGGGCGGGCGCGCACCGCTGCACGCGTCGTCGCCGTGACCGGCTCGGTCGGCAAGACCGGCACCAAAGAGGCCTTGCGTCATGTGCTCGCCGGGCAGGGGCTGACGCATGCGGCCGTCGCCTCCTACAACAATCATTGGGGGGTGCCGCTGACCTTGGCGCGCATGCCGAAAGATACAGTCTTCGGCGTCGCCGAGATCGGCATGAACGCGCCGGGCGAGATCAGGCCGCTATCCGCCATGGTGCATCCGCACGCCGCGATCGTCACCACGGTCGAGCCGGTTCATCTCGAATTCTTCCCCTCGGTCGAGGCCATCGCCGACGCCAAGGCCGAGATCTTCAGCGGCATCGAGCCCGGCGGAACCGCGATCGTCAATATCGACAACCCGCATGCCGCAAGGCTCTCAGCCCATGCGCTGGCGAGCCCGGCCGGGCGCGTCGTCAGCTTCGGCGCCACCGAGAGGGCGAATCTGCGGCTCGTCTCCCTCGAGGAAGACGAGAACGGCTCTGCCGCGATCATCGAGGTCTTCGGGCGCCCTATCGCCTGTCGCATCGGCATGCCGGGCCGCCATATCGCCATCAATATGCTCAGCGTGCTTGCCGCCGTGCATGCGCTCGGCGCCGATGTCGAGGCAGCCGCTGCCGCCCTCGCGACGCTCAACCCCCCGCAAGGGCGCGGCGCCCGCATCGAGCTGCATCCGCCAGGTGGCGCCGCGACGCTGATCGACGAGAGCTACAACGCGAACCCTGCCTCGATGCGCGCCATGCTGTCGAATCTCGCGCGCCTCGCGCCCGGCGCCGGCGGCCGCCGGGTGGTGGTGCTCGGCGACATGCGGGAGCTCGGCGAGAACGGGCCGCGCTTCCATGCCGAGCTCGCGACCGCCATCGAGCAATCGGGCATCGACCTCGTGCATGCCTCGGGCCCCCTGATGCGCCATCTCTACGAGGCCCTTCCCTCGAGCCGCCGCGGCCATTATGCAGCGAGCTCCGCCGAGCTCGAGCCGGCGGTCGTCGAGGAAATCCGGGCCGGCGATGTCGTCGCCGTCAAGGGATCGCTCGGCAGCCGCATGGGCCGCATCGTGCAGGCTCTGCGCACGCGCCATGGAGCGCCGGCCACGGATTCGGCGCCGAAGGACGATTCGAGGCCCCCATGCTGA
- a CDS encoding cell division protein FtsI (penicillin-binding protein 3): MIERAAQGEADSAAPARRIGRLPTMLRNLLRMHVDKSSARIILVALAFGAVYFAIIGRLVEIGLTGQEQASAHRASEVVASNPRPDIVDRNGEILATDVQAVSVFAEPNKLVDKDEAVELITSVLPDLDARALREKFAKRKGFVWVKRDITKAQRDEIYHLGLPGVGFLDEKRRIYPNGNAAAHILGAVNTDNIGIAGIEKYIDTHGLEALREAGLPMTADSLKPVQLALDLRAQHALRDELAKGMEHFKAKAAGAAIMDVNTGEVVAMVSLPDFDPNQPADALDPNNINRMTVGVFEMGSTYKALTTAMALDAGKINLNTRIDTRSNLRYGKFTIHDYHATHQILTVPEIFLHSSNIGTAKEALMVGVEGHKAFLKKAGQFDRMRTELESAQPLYPKRWVELNTVTAAFGQGIAVAPLQAAMAVCAVVNGGHLETPTFLRRSEADALAQSTQLIKPETSEQMRYILRLNAEKGSGRKADVPGYYVGAKTGTAAKIIHGHYSSNKNFTTFTAILPADKPKYLFLVVYDEPQAVSGTYGFSTAAWNAGTVTGIAIDRIAPILGIPPRFDQPVLPFPHVAQAATGLKQ; the protein is encoded by the coding sequence ATGATCGAAAGAGCCGCTCAAGGTGAGGCGGACAGCGCCGCGCCGGCAAGGCGGATCGGCCGCTTGCCGACGATGCTGCGCAACCTCCTGCGCATGCATGTGGACAAGAGCAGCGCCCGCATCATCTTGGTGGCGCTCGCCTTCGGCGCGGTCTACTTCGCTATCATCGGCCGCCTCGTCGAAATCGGCCTGACGGGCCAGGAGCAGGCCAGCGCCCACCGGGCTTCGGAGGTGGTCGCCTCCAATCCCCGCCCCGACATCGTCGACCGCAACGGCGAAATCCTGGCGACCGACGTGCAGGCCGTCTCGGTATTCGCCGAGCCGAACAAGCTCGTCGACAAGGATGAGGCGGTCGAGCTGATCACCTCGGTGCTGCCCGACCTCGATGCGCGGGCGCTGCGCGAGAAATTCGCGAAACGCAAAGGCTTCGTCTGGGTCAAGCGCGACATCACGAAAGCGCAGCGCGACGAGATCTATCATCTCGGCCTGCCGGGCGTCGGCTTCCTCGACGAGAAACGGCGCATCTATCCGAATGGCAACGCCGCAGCCCATATCCTCGGCGCCGTCAACACCGACAATATCGGCATCGCCGGCATCGAGAAATATATCGACACGCATGGCCTCGAGGCGCTGCGCGAGGCGGGCCTGCCAATGACGGCCGACAGCCTCAAGCCGGTGCAGCTCGCGCTCGACCTGCGCGCCCAGCATGCGCTGCGCGACGAATTGGCAAAGGGCATGGAGCACTTCAAGGCGAAGGCCGCGGGCGCCGCCATCATGGATGTGAATACCGGCGAGGTCGTCGCCATGGTGTCGTTGCCCGATTTCGACCCGAACCAGCCGGCCGACGCGCTCGACCCCAACAACATCAACCGCATGACGGTCGGCGTCTTCGAGATGGGCTCGACCTATAAGGCGCTCACCACGGCGATGGCGCTCGATGCCGGCAAGATCAACTTGAACACACGCATCGATACCCGCTCGAATCTACGCTACGGGAAATTCACCATCCACGACTACCATGCGACCCACCAAATCCTGACGGTGCCCGAAATCTTCCTTCACTCCTCGAATATTGGTACCGCCAAGGAAGCTCTCATGGTCGGCGTTGAAGGTCACAAAGCCTTCCTCAAAAAAGCCGGGCAGTTCGACCGTATGCGCACCGAGCTTGAAAGCGCCCAACCTCTCTACCCCAAGCGTTGGGTCGAGCTGAATACCGTCACCGCCGCTTTCGGACAGGGAATAGCCGTTGCGCCCTTGCAGGCCGCGATGGCGGTCTGCGCCGTGGTCAATGGCGGCCACCTCGAAACCCCGACCTTCCTGCGTCGCAGCGAGGCCGATGCGCTCGCCCAGTCAACCCAGCTCATCAAACCCGAAACCAGCGAGCAGATGCGCTATATCCTGCGCCTCAACGCCGAAAAAGGCTCGGGCCGCAAGGCCGACGTGCCGGGCTATTATGTCGGCGCCAAGACCGGCACGGCCGCGAAGATCATCCACGGTCACTATTCGAGCAACAAGAATTTCACGACCTTCACGGCCATTCTGCCGGCCGACAAGCCGAAATATCTCTTCCTCGTCGTTTATGACGAACCGCAGGCCGTCTCGGGAACTTATGGCTTCTCGACCGCGGCCTGGAATGCCGGCACTGTGACCGGCATCGCCATCGACCGCATCGCGCCGATTCTCGGGATACCGCCACGATTCGACCAGCCTGTGCTGCCATTCCCTCATGTCGCGCAGGCGGCAACGGGATTGAAGCAGTGA
- a CDS encoding cell division protein FtsW encodes MASRIEKGTLTDWWWTIDRWLISGFGILFVAGIVIDMAASPPVAARLGLPTFHFVNRQIGYLAATILVAFFVSLASPRAVRRTALVLYLVSMALVCATLVYGAEVKGARRWINVAGIGIQPSEFAKPAFVILAAWLFSEAAQRKGMPAAILGLALLPATLVPLVLQPDIGQTMLVSIVWATLFFIAGLHIFWVAGLGGLGAGGVMLAYVFVPHVTARIDRFLNKGSGDTFQVDTAMESFTSGGWFGRGPGEGVVKRILPDAHADFPFAVTGEEFGIIACVALALLFMLIVMRALYTARRSEDPFCRLACAGLITLFGVQSVINMAVNVQLIPAKGMTLPFISYGGSSLISLGVALGFLIAVTRRRPRAEMSALWKETQPLAVPQAA; translated from the coding sequence ATGGCCTCACGCATCGAAAAGGGCACGCTCACCGATTGGTGGTGGACGATCGACCGCTGGCTCATCTCGGGCTTCGGCATCCTGTTCGTCGCCGGCATCGTCATCGACATGGCGGCGAGCCCGCCGGTCGCGGCCCGGCTCGGCCTGCCGACCTTCCACTTCGTCAACCGCCAGATCGGCTATCTGGCAGCCACCATCCTGGTCGCCTTCTTCGTCTCGCTCGCCTCGCCGCGCGCCGTGCGCCGCACCGCGCTGGTGCTCTATCTGGTCTCCATGGCGCTTGTCTGCGCCACCCTCGTCTACGGAGCCGAGGTCAAGGGCGCGCGGCGCTGGATCAACGTCGCCGGCATCGGCATCCAGCCTTCTGAGTTTGCTAAGCCCGCCTTCGTCATCCTGGCGGCCTGGCTGTTCTCGGAGGCGGCCCAGCGCAAGGGCATGCCGGCCGCGATCCTCGGCCTCGCGCTCTTGCCGGCCACTCTCGTGCCGCTGGTGCTGCAGCCCGATATCGGCCAAACGATGCTCGTCTCGATCGTCTGGGCGACGCTGTTCTTCATCGCTGGATTGCACATCTTCTGGGTCGCCGGGCTCGGTGGGCTCGGGGCCGGCGGCGTCATGCTCGCCTATGTGTTCGTGCCGCATGTGACGGCGCGCATCGACCGCTTCCTGAACAAGGGATCGGGTGACACGTTCCAGGTCGACACCGCCATGGAGAGCTTCACCTCCGGCGGCTGGTTCGGGCGCGGCCCGGGCGAAGGCGTGGTCAAGCGCATCCTGCCCGACGCCCATGCGGATTTCCCCTTCGCGGTGACGGGGGAGGAGTTCGGCATCATCGCCTGCGTCGCGCTCGCGCTGTTGTTCATGCTCATCGTCATGCGCGCCCTCTACACGGCGCGGCGCAGCGAGGATCCGTTCTGTCGCCTCGCCTGCGCCGGGCTGATCACCCTGTTCGGCGTGCAATCGGTGATCAACATGGCGGTCAATGTGCAGCTCATCCCGGCCAAGGGCATGACCTTGCCCTTCATCTCCTATGGCGGCTCGTCCTTGATCTCGCTCGGCGTGGCGCTCGGCTTCTTGATCGCCGTGACGCGCCGCCGGCCGCGCGCCGAGATGTCGGCCCTGTGGAAAGAAACGCAGCCTCTGGCTGTTCCTCAAGCCGCTTGA